One stretch of Glycine soja cultivar W05 chromosome 7, ASM419377v2, whole genome shotgun sequence DNA includes these proteins:
- the LOC114420369 gene encoding uncharacterized protein LOC114420369 gives MKRSERSTKRDSSYWEYVDAYHSVQNSNTSVRPCASSFEPPKPARMIPMLDQFPPFMHGFIEDVVDVKADDNCGYRSVSALLGMGEECWAMMHNELIKELGKWSQDYIKIFGGTERYEQLRLSLHVDGLSKVSMDKWMDITDMGYIIASRYNVYLKDRFPLPPMALLWSSNACPEAKQRPTAYVGRM, from the exons ATGAAAAGAAGCGAAAGATCGACAAAGCGTGATTCATCttattgggagtatgttgatgcttatcATTCAGTTCAAAATAGCAACACCTCAGTCAGACCCTGTGCATCATCTTTTGAACCACCGAAGCCAGCAAGGATGATCcccatgttggatcaatttccgCCATTTATGCATGGTTTCATTGAGGATGTTGTTGATGTGAAAGCAGATGATAATTGTGGATATCGGTCAGTTTCCGCTTTGTTAGGTATGGGAGAAGAGTGTTGGGCCATGATGCATAacgaattgattaaagaacttggcaaatgGTCGCAAGACTACATAAAGATCTTTGGTGGCACGGAGAGATATGAACAGTTGAGGTTGTCCCTACACGTGGATGGGTTATCCAAG GTTAGTATGGACAaatggatggatataacggatATGGGATATATAATTGCGTCAAGatataat GTTTATCTGAAAGATCGTTTTCCCTTACCGCCTATGGCAttgttgtggtcaagcaatGCGTGTCCGGAGGCAAAACAACGGCCAACTGCATATGTAGGTAGAATGTAG
- the LOC114420368 gene encoding uncharacterized protein LOC114420368 codes for MSTEVDMDFRDEEDCGVNEAHVDCSDAFNTSQVFATREDVLKWARTVAHENDFVAVIMRSDTYTVHGGEGWAVKLICGIHYHELAKTLVGHPYAGRLTDGEKNIIADMTKYRLPLLDIVGVTPTGMTFSAGFAYLEDKDLALMNAVKVVFPECTNLLCRFHIDKNVKEKCKSLIGQKNAWDYVMDSWGNLVDCPSEQEFPEHLQRVESAHWSLKRILQNSVGDLYSFWDAMNNMMTLQHTEIRASFKTSTHVVGHVFKKTLYKRLLGMVSRYALNEISVEFERVRHLKGNLSSCGCVLRTTLGLPCACELQRYDGGSIPLDAVHMYWRRLNFSDQGLCEAKVSIKEEIDRIHKRFEELDVCEKVTFKSKL; via the exons ATGTCCACAGAAGTTGATATGGATTTTCGAGATGAAGAAGATTGTGGTGTGAATGAagcacatgttgattgttcagatgcttttaatacttctcag GTCTTTGCAACCCGAGAAGATGTTTTGAAGTGGGCTCGAAcggttgcccatgaaaatgatTTTGTTGCAGTAATTATGAGGTCTGATACATATActg TGCATGGAGGTGAAGGTTGGGCGGTGAAGCTGATATGTGGGATTCACTACCATGAATTGGCGAagaccttagttggacatccatatgctgGGAGATTGACAGATGGTGAGAAGAATATcattgctgatatgacgaa gtacaggCTCCCATTGCTTGACATTGTGGGGGTGACACCAACCGGGATGACtttctctgctgggtttgcatatttGGAGG ACAAAGACCTAGCCTTgatgaatgctgtgaaagttgTGTTTCCGGAGTGTAcgaatttgttgtgcaggtttcacatAGACAAGAATGTGAAGGAAAAGTGTAAATCGCTAATTGGTCAGAAGAATGCCTGGGACTACGTAATGGATAGCTGGGGTAACCTGGTAGATTGTCCTTCGGAACAGGAATTCCCTGAGCACCTTCAAAG ggttgaatctgctcattGGTCTTTGAAAAGGATATTACAgaatagcgttggagacctcTATAGTTTTTGGGAtgcaatgaacaacatgatgacgCTGCAGCACACTGAAATTAGAGCATCATTCAAAACAAGTACGCATGTCGTTGGTCATGTTTTTaagaaaaccttatacaagaggcttctagGAATGGtgtcaaggtatgctttaaatgaaatttcgGTTGAGTTTGAGCGTGTACGTCATTTGAAAGGCAACCTGTCTTCTTGTGGGTGTGTCTTGAGAACCACACtaggtcttccttgtgcatgcgAGCTACAAAGATATGATGGTGGCAGCATCCCACTGGATGCAGTCCATATGTACTGGAGGAGACTTAATTTTTCAGACCAGGGGCTATGTGAGGCCAAAGTgagcatcaaggaagagattgACAGAATACATAAAAGATTCGAGGAACTTGATGTTTGCGAGAAAGTTACTTTCAAGAGTAAACTCTGA